A DNA window from Paralichthys olivaceus isolate ysfri-2021 chromosome 3, ASM2471397v2, whole genome shotgun sequence contains the following coding sequences:
- the LOC138406812 gene encoding uncharacterized protein isoform X1, translated as MDIFDNATVSVLEAAGVDEEALKGLSRDDLKDLFPGPGNFLRRKKLWEFINQNCENTTDQDASTCSGSGIMPSTSSMPPCQPQASTPISAEKTMKMPDPPEYVVYTDSELDMVRSQYFALLCNGKEKNYKMSKELCCRLVRNTITSMVAILRASPMGKQARYPSKLEMRAMSQKIVDYYPMLRDADTNMPYLTIYTKMYKRLQNMRTPRKRQGSVPQRGAAKTALFSADNQDMETDWTDTSYSSDNTILLESNDDISGDSSAEASPLPLPSVRKKPKSGTKTSLLPSESASCSAPTTVIASPTTSASPATSASPTTPAKDVFVGQDSLKMQARHYRTLSNMYNKPNAKPNQNDVAQILDLEFEARRAFIDADVTKEEDRPAKIFEAYPCFKDVRNAMDELRRIVGGTNSRYIEEVKGRWAEFCAKVQFYGVWKKVLKPPFPLNVRSVDFTLALFNALPSLFPSPTSPPKKLGNSCEALLHILKSGEDPTLYLEKRPLSSPVLLFDGSTTIVAVGNVPVTTLPQEDFSEGMLVLLAYYYTLHLTYPKCVATLLSVIQTEVIGDTIHDQDATSAYKKAMADWKSFIDK; from the exons ATGGATATTTTTGACAATGCCACTGTATCGGTCTTGGAGG CTGCTGGTGTTGATGAGGAGGCTTTGAAAGGCCTTAGCCGGGATGACCTGAAGGATCTTTTTCCTGGTCCTGGAAATTTTCTCAGAAGAAAGAAACTTTGGGAGTTCATCaatcaaaat TGTGAAAATACCACAGACCAAGATGCCAGCACTTGCAGTGGAAGCGGGATTATGCCCTCAACTAGCTCCATGCCACCATGCCAGCCGCAAGCCTCCACCCCCATATCTGctgagaaaacaatgaaaatgccAGACCCTCCAGAGTATGTGGTGTACACAGATTCAGAGTTAGACATGGTGCGTAGTCAGTACTTTGCATTGCTCTGCAATGGAAAGGAAAAGAACTACAAGATGTCAAAGGAGCTATGTTGCAGACTTGTAAGGAACACAATCACTAGCATGGTTGCAATCCTGCGTGCTAGTCCCATGGGTAAACAAGCAAGATACCCCTCCAAACTGGAAATGAGAGCCATGTCACAGAAGATTGTCGACTATTATCCTATGTTACGTGATGCTGACACAAATATGCCATAT CTGACCATCTACACCAAAATGTACAAGCGACTCCAGAATATGAGAACTCCAAGGAAGAGGCAGGGCTCCGTACCACAAAGAGGAGCGGCCAAGACAGCTCTCTTCAGCGCAGACAACCAGGACATGGAGACAGATTGGACAGACACAAGCTACTCGAGTGATAATACCATACTTCTTGAGAGCAATGATGACATCAGCGGGGACAGCTCTGCAG aagcatccCCACTACCACTCCCCTCTGTGCGAAAGAAGCCAAAGAGTGGCACCAAAACATCACTGCTGCCATCCGAGTCAGCCTCATGCTCCGCACCCACGACTGTGATTGCTTCACCAACCACGTCTGCGTCACCAGCCACGTCTGCATCACCAACCACGCCTGCAAAGGATGTTTTTG tgGGCCAGGACAGTCTGAAGATGCAGGCTAGGCACTACAGAACATTGAGCAACATGTACAATAAGCCCAATGCAAAACCCAATCAAAATGATGTTGCTCAAATTTTGGACCTTGAGTTTGAGGCCAGACGGGCTTTCATTGATGCAGATGTTACAAAGGAAGAGGACCGACCTGCAAAAATCTTTGAGGCATATCCATGCTTCAAAGATGTTCGAAAT GCAATGGATGAGCTGCGGCGCATAGTAGGTGGCACCAACAGCAGATACATTGAGGAAGTAAAAGGAAGATGGGCAGAATTCTGTGCCAAGGTGCAGTTCTACGGTGTGTGGAAGAAAGTCCTGAAACCCCCTTTCCCTTTGAATGTCCGCAGTG TGGATTTCACACTCGCCCTCTTCAATGCACTCCCATCCCTCTTCCCCTCACCAACTTCACCACCAAAGAAGCTTGGGAATAGCTGTGAGGCACTTCTTCATATCCTGAAg TCAGGCGAAGACCCCACCCTGTATCTGGAGAAgcgtcctctctcctccccagtTTTGCTTTTTGATGGATCAACCACCATCGTGGCTGTTGGTAATGTACCTGTGACCACCCTTCCACAGGAAGATTTCTCAGAAGGGATGTTGGTGCTATTGGCATACTACTACACGTTGCATTTAACATACCCTAAATGTGTTGCAACGCTCCTCTCTGTTATTCAAACAGAGGTCATTGGTGACACAATCCACGATCAAGATGCCACTAGTGCATATAAGAAAGCAATGGCTGATTGGAAATCATTCATTGACAAGTAG
- the LOC138406812 gene encoding uncharacterized protein isoform X2: MDIFDNATVSVLEAAGVDEEALKGLSRDDLKDLFPGPGNFLRRKKLWEFINQNCENTTDQDASTCSGSGIMPSTSSMPPCQPQASTPISAEKTMKMPDPPEYVVYTDSELDMVRSQYFALLCNGKEKNYKMSKELCCRLVRNTITSMVAILRASPMGKQARYPSKLEMRAMSQKIVDYYPMLRDADTNMPYLTIYTKMYKRLQNMRTPRKRQGSVPQRGAAKTALFSADNQDMETDWTDTSYSSDNTILLESNDDISGDSSAASPLPLPSVRKKPKSGTKTSLLPSESASCSAPTTVIASPTTSASPATSASPTTPAKDVFVGQDSLKMQARHYRTLSNMYNKPNAKPNQNDVAQILDLEFEARRAFIDADVTKEEDRPAKIFEAYPCFKDVRNAMDELRRIVGGTNSRYIEEVKGRWAEFCAKVQFYGVWKKVLKPPFPLNVRSVDFTLALFNALPSLFPSPTSPPKKLGNSCEALLHILKSGEDPTLYLEKRPLSSPVLLFDGSTTIVAVGNVPVTTLPQEDFSEGMLVLLAYYYTLHLTYPKCVATLLSVIQTEVIGDTIHDQDATSAYKKAMADWKSFIDK, encoded by the exons ATGGATATTTTTGACAATGCCACTGTATCGGTCTTGGAGG CTGCTGGTGTTGATGAGGAGGCTTTGAAAGGCCTTAGCCGGGATGACCTGAAGGATCTTTTTCCTGGTCCTGGAAATTTTCTCAGAAGAAAGAAACTTTGGGAGTTCATCaatcaaaat TGTGAAAATACCACAGACCAAGATGCCAGCACTTGCAGTGGAAGCGGGATTATGCCCTCAACTAGCTCCATGCCACCATGCCAGCCGCAAGCCTCCACCCCCATATCTGctgagaaaacaatgaaaatgccAGACCCTCCAGAGTATGTGGTGTACACAGATTCAGAGTTAGACATGGTGCGTAGTCAGTACTTTGCATTGCTCTGCAATGGAAAGGAAAAGAACTACAAGATGTCAAAGGAGCTATGTTGCAGACTTGTAAGGAACACAATCACTAGCATGGTTGCAATCCTGCGTGCTAGTCCCATGGGTAAACAAGCAAGATACCCCTCCAAACTGGAAATGAGAGCCATGTCACAGAAGATTGTCGACTATTATCCTATGTTACGTGATGCTGACACAAATATGCCATAT CTGACCATCTACACCAAAATGTACAAGCGACTCCAGAATATGAGAACTCCAAGGAAGAGGCAGGGCTCCGTACCACAAAGAGGAGCGGCCAAGACAGCTCTCTTCAGCGCAGACAACCAGGACATGGAGACAGATTGGACAGACACAAGCTACTCGAGTGATAATACCATACTTCTTGAGAGCAATGATGACATCAGCGGGGACAGCTCTGCAG catccCCACTACCACTCCCCTCTGTGCGAAAGAAGCCAAAGAGTGGCACCAAAACATCACTGCTGCCATCCGAGTCAGCCTCATGCTCCGCACCCACGACTGTGATTGCTTCACCAACCACGTCTGCGTCACCAGCCACGTCTGCATCACCAACCACGCCTGCAAAGGATGTTTTTG tgGGCCAGGACAGTCTGAAGATGCAGGCTAGGCACTACAGAACATTGAGCAACATGTACAATAAGCCCAATGCAAAACCCAATCAAAATGATGTTGCTCAAATTTTGGACCTTGAGTTTGAGGCCAGACGGGCTTTCATTGATGCAGATGTTACAAAGGAAGAGGACCGACCTGCAAAAATCTTTGAGGCATATCCATGCTTCAAAGATGTTCGAAAT GCAATGGATGAGCTGCGGCGCATAGTAGGTGGCACCAACAGCAGATACATTGAGGAAGTAAAAGGAAGATGGGCAGAATTCTGTGCCAAGGTGCAGTTCTACGGTGTGTGGAAGAAAGTCCTGAAACCCCCTTTCCCTTTGAATGTCCGCAGTG TGGATTTCACACTCGCCCTCTTCAATGCACTCCCATCCCTCTTCCCCTCACCAACTTCACCACCAAAGAAGCTTGGGAATAGCTGTGAGGCACTTCTTCATATCCTGAAg TCAGGCGAAGACCCCACCCTGTATCTGGAGAAgcgtcctctctcctccccagtTTTGCTTTTTGATGGATCAACCACCATCGTGGCTGTTGGTAATGTACCTGTGACCACCCTTCCACAGGAAGATTTCTCAGAAGGGATGTTGGTGCTATTGGCATACTACTACACGTTGCATTTAACATACCCTAAATGTGTTGCAACGCTCCTCTCTGTTATTCAAACAGAGGTCATTGGTGACACAATCCACGATCAAGATGCCACTAGTGCATATAAGAAAGCAATGGCTGATTGGAAATCATTCATTGACAAGTAG